The following are encoded together in the Kineosporiaceae bacterium genome:
- a CDS encoding sucrase ferredoxin, with the protein MSAAPSPTRCAVAARARRDPLPATAGPAQRLMLIELNGPWGHDALRDSRLDRYHSGRLADRAAAAGVRVQLIRRPGRHAVPEAAHPTGAPGVLGAAVALADLRPGHEAVGWRTWHEPHHLLEVDLAAPVIAEGPQDVVLVCTHGRHDLCCALDGRPVAARLAERGDADVWETSHLGGERFAANMLVLPTGDLFGGLDPDDAARVLTSFRAGRIDLAHHRGRFGRPPVEQAAVFQVMDRLGIDSRDVVRVVEVRQVEEHRWSVDLAVASPQPTHRVVLRDRWSDPERLTCAAASPGRVRLFDPESYSALG; encoded by the coding sequence GTGAGCGCCGCACCGTCCCCGACCCGCTGCGCGGTGGCCGCCCGCGCCCGGCGTGACCCGCTGCCCGCCACGGCCGGTCCTGCGCAGCGTCTGATGCTGATCGAACTCAACGGGCCGTGGGGCCACGATGCCCTGCGCGACAGCCGGCTCGATCGCTATCACTCCGGGCGGCTGGCCGACCGGGCGGCGGCGGCCGGGGTGCGGGTCCAACTGATCCGGCGTCCGGGGCGCCACGCCGTTCCCGAGGCCGCGCACCCCACCGGTGCGCCGGGCGTGCTCGGAGCCGCGGTGGCACTGGCCGACCTGCGACCCGGGCACGAGGCGGTGGGTTGGCGGACCTGGCACGAGCCGCATCACCTGCTCGAGGTCGACCTCGCCGCACCGGTGATCGCCGAGGGTCCGCAGGACGTCGTGCTGGTCTGCACGCACGGTCGTCACGATCTGTGCTGCGCGCTGGACGGCCGACCCGTCGCGGCGCGCTTGGCCGAGCGGGGCGACGCCGACGTCTGGGAGACCTCCCATCTCGGGGGTGAGCGTTTCGCGGCCAACATGCTCGTGTTGCCCACCGGTGACCTGTTCGGCGGGCTCGACCCGGACGATGCCGCGCGCGTTCTCACCAGCTTCCGCGCCGGGCGGATCGATCTGGCACACCACCGCGGTCGGTTCGGTCGACCCCCGGTGGAGCAGGCCGCCGTGTTCCAGGTCATGGACCGGCTGGGTATCGACAGCCGCGACGTGGTGCGGGTGGTCGAGGTACGGCAGGTGGAGGAACACCGCTGGTCGGTCGACCTCGCGGTGGCCTCGCCGCAGCCGACCCATCGGGTGGTGTTGCGCGACCGCTGGTCGGACCCCGAGCGGTTGACCTGCGCTGCGGCGTCCCCGGGTCGCGTGCGGTTGTTCGACCCGGAGTCGTACTCGGCCCTCGGGTGA
- a CDS encoding CZB domain-containing protein, whose protein sequence is MDRAQLWIKRLKATEARQRSDVERLAAQFETHPLRAAVKGHAAWKHRLNKAISTRTVPDGVDLAAAGRDDACAFGQWLHSGAAAALDPGRTRAVTELHATFHRCAAEVLGAVSRRDIDSAVHLMRDGDGYSGVAPLLMDALMDWLAVVEG, encoded by the coding sequence ATGGACCGGGCTCAGCTGTGGATCAAGCGGTTGAAGGCCACCGAGGCTCGGCAGCGCTCCGACGTGGAGCGTCTGGCGGCGCAGTTCGAGACCCACCCACTGCGGGCTGCCGTCAAGGGTCACGCGGCCTGGAAGCACCGGCTGAACAAGGCCATCTCGACCCGGACGGTCCCGGACGGCGTCGATCTGGCCGCTGCCGGCCGGGACGACGCCTGTGCCTTCGGGCAGTGGCTGCACTCCGGTGCGGCGGCTGCCCTCGACCCGGGTCGGACGCGGGCCGTGACCGAACTGCACGCCACGTTCCACCGCTGTGCCGCCGAGGTGCTCGGTGCCGTGTCGCGCCGCGACATCGACAGTGCCGTGCACCTGATGCGCGACGGTGACGGATACAGCGGGGTGGCGCCGTTGCTGATGGACGCCCTGATGGACTGGCTGGCCGTCGTCGAGGGGTGA
- a CDS encoding cold-shock protein produces MAQGTVKWFNGEKGYGFITPDGDASDVFVHFSAIQADGYRTLEENQRVEFDVQQGQKGPQAANVRAI; encoded by the coding sequence GTGGCACAGGGCACTGTGAAGTGGTTCAACGGCGAAAAGGGCTACGGGTTCATCACCCCCGACGGCGACGCCAGCGACGTGTTCGTTCACTTCTCGGCCATCCAGGCCGACGGTTACCGGACGCTGGAAGAGAACCAGCGCGTGGAGTTCGACGTCCAGCAGGGCCAGAAGGGTCCGCAGGCCGCGAACGTTCGCGCCATCTGA